GCCATCTTTTTCCTTAATACGGGCTGAGAAATCCAATCGATAGATGGATAAATTGAAAACAGTATAACGTTTTGATAATTTTTTATCATCATCAACTTTGAAATGACTTAGCTCTTGTGGCAAAAATTCTAATTCGATGATGTCTAAATCTGTAAGTGTGGACAATATAATTTTGGCCACCTTATTGTCTTCCATCAAGTATTTAAAAACGACATCATATATGGGATTTGCTATCTCCATTCTCCAAATTATATTACAAAGATATAACAAAATGAACAATCATAATATGATTTTTTTTTGAAGCATTTGAACAAGCCCCAATGGTCGCATTGAATCATAACAATTCATACATATGAACATCATATCCATTTTGAAGCTTAACTTTTCTGGGTGTATCCCATTCTTTCATTCGATCGCTAAAGGTTCTATATTTCTCCCTTCAGGCCGGTCTACCGATTAGGCATGGTATTGGGTAAAAAATGGTTGATTATAATAATATATTTGTTTTCGGGGCAAGCTCAAATTTAAAATTTTGACAAAAGATGTTTACCTAAACAGAAAATTGAATTAATAAATATTAATACATAATTATAAGATATACAATATATTATGCATTATTTTTTTGCAATTTTTTTCTGCCCACCATTAGTTAAGGTATACTCAGATAAATAAAAAGCCCACTGCTATCTGATAGCCTCCAGTAAGACAATATCGAACGCCGAATTGACAGCAGCACTACCATTTTTGACTTCTGACGCCAAACCTGAATAATGATCCAAAAGCTTTTGCCCATCTTTAAAGATGGTACTTACTGGTATGGATTTATTGCCTTTCAGCTGATTGACAGCTATAATGACTTTATCTACAAAGTTACCCTCAGAGTAGCTTCTTGAAAAAACATCCTTTTCAATCAGAGTATGTTTTCCTGCTCCTATGGCAATGTGCTTCCTTCTGAATGTACCGAGTTTTTGCCAGTGTACCAGCAGGTCTTTGGTTTGGGATGTACCCGTGTCTTCCCAGTTCATATAGGATCTGAGTGTGGCATCACCTTGAGCCTGAACATCAAGCCTTCTTCCTGTCTCGTCACCATAATAAATCTGAGCAATACCGGGAGCAAGCAATAGCTTAGTAGCTGATTCGTATGTTTTTGTTCGCAACTTGTCAAAAGGACTACCATCATCATGAGAAGAAACGTAATTCATTACAGATTTTCCTTTCAAGGGTCCGTTAAGTAGCTGATCATACTTTTGAAAAAACTCGGTCGCAGGTTTTGTGGCATCATATTTAAAATCAAAGTTGATAAGTGCATCAAAACCATTGGCAAAGTAATCCACCGTTTTATCTCCGAAATCAAAATTTCTTCCGGATCCGATGTTGTAATTGTACACTTCGCCCACCATAAAAAATGGCTGATTGTGCTGCAAATCAGACGGGTTTGCTTTTTTCCAAGTATCAAAAGCATTGACTGATTCTTCATATAAAGTTTTCCAAACTTCTTCTTCTGTATGTTTTACAGTATCTACCCTGAAACCATCAATTCCATATTTTCGTATGAGGTCAGTCAGCCATTTTATAATGTAATAATAAGGTCTGCGCGGATATCCTGTTCTCTTGAAAAATGCATCCAGTTCTGCTAATTCTTTTTCGTATCTTCCTTCCTTTTTCCATTTTTCTACAAGATGGGGTGGTAGCTGTACTTCCAGGGTAGATTCAGTTTTGACATCAGGGAGATTGTCCACAAGTGTACAGGTAATAGTAGAATTATATCCCTTGTAGGTGCATTTGGGGCTTGTCCTAACCCAATCATCCGGCCATTGAATATCAGTTGCTGTAACAGGTCCGGTATGATTGATTACGGCATCCATCAGGATACGAATGCCTTTTTTGTGGGCTGCTTCAACCATATCTTTGACATCTTTTTCTGTACCCAGTCTGGTATCAATTTTAGTCCAGTCTTTGGTCCAGTAGCCATGAAAACCATAGGAAAATCCGGTTCCTTCATCAACGCCTTCCGTGATGTTCTCTACCAATGGAGTCATCCAGATGGCATCAACTCCCAGCTTTTCAAAATATCCATCATTTATTTTCTGAGTGATCCCTTTTATATCTCCTCCCATAAATCCACGATATGGAGCAGGAGTCTTTGAGTGATTAAAATCATTGCTTTTATCGCCGTTATTAAACCTGTCTGTCAGCAAGAAGTACACTGTAGCATTGCTCCATGAAAATGCATTTTTTTGTTGATGACTTGTCAATTGTTTTGGCGCATTACATGCCGTAACTAAAAAAATCACCCATAAAAAGGTCAAGAAATTTCGTACTACCATGATTACTGAATAAGTTTTTTGAGTTGCAAATATAGTAAAAATTTAGGGCTATACTCTTTATAGTTTGGGTGCAGATTCTTTTTTTTTGGGTACGGGATCATGACCGTGGCCGCCCCAGGGATGGCAACTCAATATTCTTTTGACACCCAACCATATACCTTTCACCGGACCCCATTCTTCTATTGCTTCGATCATGTACTGCGAGCAGGTAGGCTGGTATCTGCAGTTCTGCCCTAGTAATGGCGAGATCAGCATTTGGTAAAGTCTGACCGGAATTACAAAAAGTCTTTTAATCATTTGATACATCATAGCAAATAGGTTTCTGTGACTTTTTTATCATCAAATATTGTAAAAAACTTTTTCTTTTTGTTGACTGTGAAGTCCACGATATTTTTTTGATCGTTGAAAAGCTCTGTCAGTATCTTATTTTCTATTTCAAAGGTTTTTATGCCGCGCACTCCGGATATCTCAAGATAGCACCAAACAGCGATTTTGTCTTTGGACAACTCTTTACCTAACATTTCAGCGGTGTAAAATTTGCCATTGACTTTTAGGTTTAGTTTTTTGTTAATATAATTTTCAATGACTTCATCACAGTCTTTGCTTTCCTTTTCTGTAGCTATAAACAAGCCTTTTCTGCCTGTAAGTGCAATTGCATTCTCCAGATCGTCCAAAAAGATGTGAGCTGCTATCTGTACATCTCCTGATGTGGTTTCATAGTTGATCTCACATCGGCTGAGGTGGAAATCATGCGCAGTTTTCATCTCATTTTGATACTCCGTTTTTATACAAAGCAACATACAATATAAAGCTACAATCATATCAGCTTATCACATGATGAATCTTAGTCTAACACGGATTTCAGATTGATTGTTCCTCAAAGGCACAAAAAAAAGCCGGCATCATATGCTGATAGCCGACTTTTCAAAACTATTATTCACCTTTTAAAAGTCAAAACCTGATCTTAGGATTTGATACGATATAACCTTTACATCGCAACAAGCCCTTACTTTTTATCTCCGCTTACTTCTTCAAACTCTACATCTGTGACATCATCTGCCGCACCTTGGTTGGTACCTGCATTTTGCTGTGTATCCTGAGGACCACCGTTGCTTTCTGCATTTTGCTGCGCAGAATAGATGTCCTGAGATGCCGCCTGCCATGCAGCGTTCATTGCTTCTGATGCTTTGTCCACTCTTGCGAGATCTTCTAGCTTATGCGCTTCTTTGAGTTCTGTAAGTGCACTTTCTATAGCTGCTTTTTTATCTGCAGGTATCTTGTCACCTATTTCTTTCATCTGCTTTTCTGTCTGGAAGATAAGACTGTCAGCCATATTGAGTTTTTCGGCTCTTTCTTTGGCTTGTTTGTCTGTATCAGCATTGGCAGCAGCTTCTGCTTTCATTTTAGCTATTTCTTCCTGTGACAATCCTGTGGATGCTTCGATTCGGATATTTTGTTCTTTACCCGTACCTTTATCCTTTGCTGACACCTTGAGAATACCATTGGCATCCATGTCAAAAGTCACTTCTACCTGCGGAACGCCTCTAGGTGCAGGTGGAATACCGTCCAAGATAAATCTTCCTACACTTCTGTTGTCTCTGGCCATAGGTCTCTCGCCTTGCAATATGTGGATTTCCACACTCGGTTGGTTGTCAGCAGCGGTAGAGTAAGTTTTTGTCTTTTTTGTAGGTATGGTACTATTGGATTCGATGACGATGTCAAATACATTGCCCATAGTCTCGATACCCAGAGATAGTGGTGTTACGTCAAGAAGTAAGACATCTTTTACATCACCGCTCAATACTCCACCTTGTATAGAAGCTCCCAGAGCGACTACCTCATCAGGGTTAACACTTCTGTTCGGTTTTTTGCCAAAAAAGTCTTCTACAGCTTGCTGGATGGCAGGTATCCTCGTGGATCCTCCTACCAGGATAACTTCATCAATATTACTTTTAGACAATCCGGCATCTTTCAATGCATCTTCGCATGGTTTTAATGTACGCTTGATAAGGCTATCAGCAAGACTCTCAAACTTAGCTCTTGATAGTTTCATAACTAAGTGTTTTGGAACTCCGTCGACGGCAGTCACATATGGCAGGTTGATTTCAGTTTCTGCAGAAGTTGACAATTCTATTTTTGCTTTTTCAGCGGCATCTTTGATCCTTTGAAGAGACATAGGGTCTTTTCTGAGGTCAACATTTTCCTGTGACTTAAACTCATCCGCAAGCCAATCGATGATGACCTGATCGAAGTCATCTCCTCCGAGGTGAGTATCTCCATTTGTAGATTTTACTTCAAAAACTCCATCACCCAATTCCAAAACTGAAATATCAAAGGTACCACCACCAAGATCAAATACTGCGATGGTGCTGTCTTTATGTTTTTTGTCCAATCCATAAGCCAAAGCTGCTGCTGTAGGCTCATTGATGATACGCTGTACTTTCAATCCGGCAATCTCTCCCGCTTCTTTAGTCGCTTGTCTTTGTGAGTCATTGAAGTATGCAGGAACGGTGATCACCGCATCTGTCACTTCCTGACCAAGAAAATCTTCGGCTGTTTTCTTCATTTTCTGAAGTACCATGGCTGATATTTCCTGAGGAGTGTACAATCTGCCATCGATGTCTATTCTTACGGTATCATTGTCACCTTTGACTGCTTTGTAAGCTACTCTGCCTGCTTCTTTGCCCACTTCACTAAACCTATTGCCCATAAATCTTTTGATGGAAGCGATGGTTCTTGTAGGATTTGTGATGGCCTGTCTTTTTGCAGGGTCACCTATTTTGCGCTCTCCGTTGTCCAGAAAAGCTACTATGGAAGGAGTGGTTCTTTTGCATTCTTCATTGGCTATTACCACTGGCTCGTTGCCTTCCATTACTGCAACACAAGAGTTGGTGGTTCCTAAGTCTATTCCAATTATTTTACCCATTTTGAATTATGATTTTTATATTTTTTTGTAATGTAATTTTGTAAAACTGTAATATCATAGACAATCTGCGTGCCAACCGAAAATGGGCGTTTGTTTCTGCCAAAATGAATGCATTTGTGGCACAAAATTGGGATACAAACTGACAGAACGTCAGAAATTTATTGAAAATTCAGACTTTTTGTGATCTGTCCCCTTCTGAGTGAATCAAGGGTAACCGGAGTGAGTCCGATATTATTTCTGGTGAGTGTAGTTGCTGAAGAAAAAATTCCCAATGCTCCATTGCTCAGGTTGGTATACCTGGGTATTTCACCTGATGATGTGATACCAAGATTGGCCTGACCTATAGTAACATAGTCTTTTAGTTCTTTACCACCTGATGTGATGCTGATGGAGGCATTTTGAAAATATCGTTTGATCCCGGGATTTTTATCCGTGAGAGCTCCCTGAAAAAAATCATAAAACGACCTTCCTTGAAATGTAATGTCAGTTTTTTCTGTATTAGTGACAAGGTCCCAAACTACTGACTTGTCCGAAAGCTTGCCATCTTTTTCTTCTTTGATAAAAAAGGTAAATTTTACATTATGGATGACTGCATTATTATCTCCAAACCATCGCACCCGAAAATCTATATTATTTTGAAAAGACAACAAAGCTGATGCGTTTGGTGATGTGACATCTTCATTTTTTAATGGATTAAGAAGGGTTGTCGTAGCTTCACTCAACACAACACCATCATTTTTTATGATCTTGATTTTATATTGCTGGCCCGGGATCAAAGTTATATCTGATTTGCGGATCTTATACAGATAATTGGGAGCATCCGCAAAAGCACCCTGAGATCTTTTATATCCCTCACTATTACCGTCTACACGCTGCAGAGCAAATTCTTTGCCGGTGGTAACCTGTTGAAGTCTAACGGATATGTCATTAAAGTACAATTTTGAGATATCTTTGGCAAGGGTCAATGCTGATGTCTTGCTATCGATAAATGCTCTTTCTACTCTGATATATATTGCAGTATCTGAGGGTGAAAGCATACCATATACCACTGGAATTTCAGTTTCCGGTTCTGTGAGTTCAAAATCATTGGAGCATGAGGATATTACTATATGAAACACTAAAGTTAACAAAATAAGTACCCATATCTTTGACATACTCAGAAGGTTTATTTTTTTGCAAAAGTATATAATATTATGCTGTAACTCAGCAATATGGAATAGAAAAGCATAAATGATGTAGATTTTATGTTGAATCCCGATTAAAATATTCTAGTACAGCTACTAATTTTCCAACATGATTAAGAATAATGGATCATTGGCACTACATGGCATCTCATAAACTCTGCATAGACAATAAATTCTATTTTGGATTCGCTGGTGCTTCAAGTTTTTTGGAAAAACCAAACATTACAAATGTATATAATATTTATTACACTCTATATCAAAATTATATTACCTTAGCGCTTCGTATTCAAAACGCTTTGTTTTATGGCATTACGATATGCTGCCATTATATTATTCGGGATATCATTGCTTGCAGTTTTTCTGGGCCAAAAGCCTGTGAGACTTGACGGTCATACTACAGAACTGTCGGAAGAAATCAATATCATTCTGGAAAGGGATTCATCCTTAGTGATGAAGTATTTTGGAAGTGAAAATGACAAACAAATCCTGTCATCACTGTCCAGTTCACCATTTTACTTAGAAGTCTACAGACAGGACAGTATAGTTTTCTGGAATGATAATACATTCATTTCTGAAAATCCTCAGACTGAATTTAAACGAATCACAAGATGGGGTGATAGTTTGAATTACGCTATCGTAAGCCTCAATTTGAATCAAACAGATTATCATAACAAGATATTTAACAAATGGAAGTTTTATGATGTAAATTCAAAGCCGGATTTTGATAAGATACAAATAAGAAATTCAGTTTTGAGTTTAGACTATTTTGACGGTGCCCGCATTCAGAATTATTGGAAAAAAATGGCATGGATAGCCCTTTTTGGTAGCATTGTATTGATTTCTATCATACTTCTTTTCATTATCAAGTCAAAGATTTCCACTTCCTTCAGATCTGCCACGTACCCAACGATCTTATTAATAATGATATTGGGAGTTTATGGAGGATTGCATGGTTTGCCGGTATTTTACAGTTATTTCGCAGGAAATACATATCTAACTATCGCAGAACATGCCGGAATCAACATATATCAGATGATAGCCGGGTTATGGGCATTTGGCGTATTGATTTACATGAGTGTAATGATTTTTCGCCATTCGACATGGGTCACAGCCAAAACTACTCTGATGGCATGGCTGATAGGATTTTATACCTTTTTTATATTTGGAGTGAGCGTTTTTGTCATTGAAAAATGGGTACTGCATTCTGATGTCAACCTTGAAATTGAATCACTTCTGCAATTCAATTACCTCAGTTTTTTAGTGATCATCTCATTATTAACACTGATGATGATGATATTCCACAGCACACAACTGATGTTTGAATGGATGCATCAGCAACAATTGAAGGGTTATTATAAAGCGGGCATTTTAGTGACAGGATGGATTGGTGCTTATATCCTGCTCAGAATGGCAGGATGGCTCAATGTTCCGGCAATACTATTCTTTGTGTTTATCGCGTCTTACACGCTTATATTGGATGCCTATACTGAAAAGAAAGAAAAGAAGATCACTTACCTTATTTGGTGGATGATGATGTTTTCAGGATTTTTGGCTGTCACACTGTTTTATTTTGGTTTAAACAAAGATGTACAAACGCGCCAACGTTTTATGTCAGCATATTACCATGATTTTGACCCTGCGATAGTGACTTCATTAGAGATGCTCAATGACAGTTTGGTGGCAGATGATGTGTTTACAAAAATTGCTTCGATGGATCCCAATACCATGCTTGACAATAAGGATTTGAGTGAGTACATAGGCCGACATGCAGATTCTCCAATTGAAATTTCTACGGAACTTTTTAACAAACAGCGAGGCACCACTCTTTTTTCCAATCATTTTTCGGACTACTACAAGCTCAATGAATCATATCTTCATTCCAGAGCGGTAGGGAAAAACATCTATCATCATCCTTTTGAAAACTATTATTATTCAAGATTTGAAATTGCCGGATCAGACTCAGGTGCTACTTCCTGGTACTTGTTTATCATCTACAAAGTCGGAAAATCAACATCGATTCATGGCCAAAATTATAAAGACTTTGGGTATGCTGTTTTTCATCATGATCAGCTTATTGAAAAAAGAGAAAATACTCAAGCATCTCCTGATTTCAAAATACTAAGTTCGCTGATGGAGACCAATATAGAAAAAGGGTATTCCTACGTTGTGTCAAAGCCATCAGATCACTATCGTATAGTATCATGGAAAAAGGTGTCCGGTTTGATTAAGCCTATTTCCTTATTTTCATTTATGTTTACATTGATAGGTCTTATAGTAATCCTTTTCACCTGGATAAATACTAAATATGATTTTCTTCCAGACAATCTAGGTGTAAAATTTGGATCAAGTGCATCACTAAAGACAAAAATACAGTTTGCTATCATCCTTTTGATAGTCGTTTCATTTCTTATCATCGGCGTCATCACTGCCTTATATTTCAAAAACCTGATTGTCGCAAACCAAAAGTCAAAAAATATACAAGAAACTGAATCGATACTTAACAACATCAATACATCTATCCAAAACATTGATGAAGTAGGTTATGGTCTCAATTATATCAACAGCAAGCTGAAAGATCTCTCTTATATCCACAATAAAGCACTGAGTCTATATGACTACACCGGTAAGCTGGTGGGAGCTACAT
The sequence above is drawn from the Saprospiraceae bacterium genome and encodes:
- a CDS encoding alpha-amylase; the protein is MVVRNFLTFLWVIFLVTACNAPKQLTSHQQKNAFSWSNATVYFLLTDRFNNGDKSNDFNHSKTPAPYRGFMGGDIKGITQKINDGYFEKLGVDAIWMTPLVENITEGVDEGTGFSYGFHGYWTKDWTKIDTRLGTEKDVKDMVEAAHKKGIRILMDAVINHTGPVTATDIQWPDDWVRTSPKCTYKGYNSTITCTLVDNLPDVKTESTLEVQLPPHLVEKWKKEGRYEKELAELDAFFKRTGYPRRPYYYIIKWLTDLIRKYGIDGFRVDTVKHTEEEVWKTLYEESVNAFDTWKKANPSDLQHNQPFFMVGEVYNYNIGSGRNFDFGDKTVDYFANGFDALINFDFKYDATKPATEFFQKYDQLLNGPLKGKSVMNYVSSHDDGSPFDKLRTKTYESATKLLLAPGIAQIYYGDETGRRLDVQAQGDATLRSYMNWEDTGTSQTKDLLVHWQKLGTFRRKHIAIGAGKHTLIEKDVFSRSYSEGNFVDKVIIAVNQLKGNKSIPVSTIFKDGQKLLDHYSGLASEVKNGSAAVNSAFDIVLLEAIR
- the yidD gene encoding membrane protein insertion efficiency factor YidD → MYQMIKRLFVIPVRLYQMLISPLLGQNCRYQPTCSQYMIEAIEEWGPVKGIWLGVKRILSCHPWGGHGHDPVPKKKESAPKL
- a CDS encoding peptidase E encodes the protein MKTAHDFHLSRCEINYETTSGDVQIAAHIFLDDLENAIALTGRKGLFIATEKESKDCDEVIENYINKKLNLKVNGKFYTAEMLGKELSKDKIAVWCYLEISGVRGIKTFEIENKILTELFNDQKNIVDFTVNKKKKFFTIFDDKKVTETYLL
- the dnaK gene encoding molecular chaperone DnaK, which encodes MGKIIGIDLGTTNSCVAVMEGNEPVVIANEECKRTTPSIVAFLDNGERKIGDPAKRQAITNPTRTIASIKRFMGNRFSEVGKEAGRVAYKAVKGDNDTVRIDIDGRLYTPQEISAMVLQKMKKTAEDFLGQEVTDAVITVPAYFNDSQRQATKEAGEIAGLKVQRIINEPTAAALAYGLDKKHKDSTIAVFDLGGGTFDISVLELGDGVFEVKSTNGDTHLGGDDFDQVIIDWLADEFKSQENVDLRKDPMSLQRIKDAAEKAKIELSTSAETEINLPYVTAVDGVPKHLVMKLSRAKFESLADSLIKRTLKPCEDALKDAGLSKSNIDEVILVGGSTRIPAIQQAVEDFFGKKPNRSVNPDEVVALGASIQGGVLSGDVKDVLLLDVTPLSLGIETMGNVFDIVIESNSTIPTKKTKTYSTAADNQPSVEIHILQGERPMARDNRSVGRFILDGIPPAPRGVPQVEVTFDMDANGILKVSAKDKGTGKEQNIRIEASTGLSQEEIAKMKAEAAANADTDKQAKERAEKLNMADSLIFQTEKQMKEIGDKIPADKKAAIESALTELKEAHKLEDLARVDKASEAMNAAWQAASQDIYSAQQNAESNGGPQDTQQNAGTNQGAADDVTDVEFEEVSGDKK
- a CDS encoding DUF4249 family protein, producing the protein MSKIWVLILLTLVFHIVISSCSNDFELTEPETEIPVVYGMLSPSDTAIYIRVERAFIDSKTSALTLAKDISKLYFNDISVRLQQVTTGKEFALQRVDGNSEGYKRSQGAFADAPNYLYKIRKSDITLIPGQQYKIKIIKNDGVVLSEATTTLLNPLKNEDVTSPNASALLSFQNNIDFRVRWFGDNNAVIHNVKFTFFIKEEKDGKLSDKSVVWDLVTNTEKTDITFQGRSFYDFFQGALTDKNPGIKRYFQNASISITSGGKELKDYVTIGQANLGITSSGEIPRYTNLSNGALGIFSSATTLTRNNIGLTPVTLDSLRRGQITKSLNFQ
- a CDS encoding GHKL domain-containing protein, translated to MALRYAAIILFGISLLAVFLGQKPVRLDGHTTELSEEINIILERDSSLVMKYFGSENDKQILSSLSSSPFYLEVYRQDSIVFWNDNTFISENPQTEFKRITRWGDSLNYAIVSLNLNQTDYHNKIFNKWKFYDVNSKPDFDKIQIRNSVLSLDYFDGARIQNYWKKMAWIALFGSIVLISIILLFIIKSKISTSFRSATYPTILLIMILGVYGGLHGLPVFYSYFAGNTYLTIAEHAGINIYQMIAGLWAFGVLIYMSVMIFRHSTWVTAKTTLMAWLIGFYTFFIFGVSVFVIEKWVLHSDVNLEIESLLQFNYLSFLVIISLLTLMMMIFHSTQLMFEWMHQQQLKGYYKAGILVTGWIGAYILLRMAGWLNVPAILFFVFIASYTLILDAYTEKKEKKITYLIWWMMMFSGFLAVTLFYFGLNKDVQTRQRFMSAYYHDFDPAIVTSLEMLNDSLVADDVFTKIASMDPNTMLDNKDLSEYIGRHADSPIEISTELFNKQRGTTLFSNHFSDYYKLNESYLHSRAVGKNIYHHPFENYYYSRFEIAGSDSGATSWYLFIIYKVGKSTSIHGQNYKDFGYAVFHHDQLIEKRENTQASPDFKILSSLMETNIEKGYSYVVSKPSDHYRIVSWKKVSGLIKPISLFSFMFTLIGLIVILFTWINTKYDFLPDNLGVKFGSSASLKTKIQFAIILLIVVSFLIIGVITALYFKNLIVANQKSKNIQETESILNNINTSIQNIDEVGYGLNYINSKLKDLSYIHNKALSLYDYTGKLVGATSDENMHLRVSYNIWSGINYDQPEDHEYVPLFMGENKVTRKIPFAFIDIDHQSYNSSSNILDFLSTILNAYIFLFLIAGAIAITISNSITQPLSILAEKLKKFKLGKTNELLEWNSNDEIGALIHDYNNLTLEVEKSAGLLAKTERDIAWREMAKQVAHEIKNPLTPMKLNIQYLEKTAKEYPERAHEMIPRVSSVLIEQIDNLSQIANEFSNFAAMPQASNEKFILNEVVETIHDLFRKRDDMDINMIEPIDDLYIFADKNHLVRILNNLLKNAIQAIPEKRRGKIEIELSRKGNEAIIRISDNGTGIPDHMKDKVFTPNFTTKSSGTGLGLAISANMIDSFNGKIYFETQVGNGTDFYVSIPLMRIDEPSRDETRVTLED